The Cyclopterus lumpus isolate fCycLum1 chromosome 12, fCycLum1.pri, whole genome shotgun sequence genome window below encodes:
- the srsf9 gene encoding serine/arginine-rich splicing factor 9, producing the protein MSDGRIYVGNLPVDVQERDIEDLFYKYGKIRDIELKNNRGTIPFAFVRFEDPRDADDAVYGRNGYGYGDSKLRVEYPRSSGAKFGPMGGGGGRGGGGGGGRGGGEGGGGGGGGEGGPRGRFGPPTRRSEFRVIVTGLPPTGSWQDLKDHMREAGDVCFADVQRDGEGVVEFLRREDMEYALRRLDRTEFRSHQGETAYIRVYEERGTPNWNRSRSRSRSRSRSRSRSRSRGRYSPPFHNRGSPPARYQSPPRHTMSRHSPPPRRHPPQNHSPPPRNYR; encoded by the exons ATGTCGGATGGCCGGATCTATGTGGGAAATCTTCCCGTGGACGTCCAGGAGAGAGACATTGAGGATCTCTTCTACAAATATGGAAAAATCCGTGACATCGAATTGAAGAACAATAGAGGCACTATTCCTTTTGCTTTCGTCAGATTTGAAGATCCACG GGATGCAGACGATGCAGTCTATGGAAGGAATGGATATGGTTATGGAGACTCCAAGCTACGTGTGGAGTATCCTCGATCTTCTGGTGCTAAATTTGGCCCTatgggaggaggtggaggaagaggaggaggaggaggaggtggtagaggaggaggagaaggaggaggtggtggaggaggaggagaaggaggacctAGGGGAAGATTTGGACCCCCAACTCGAAGATCTGAATTCCGGGTCATAGTGACTG GCTTACCACCAACTGGGAGCTGGCAGGATCTGAAGGATCACATGCGAGAGGCAGGGGACGTTTGCTTTGCAGATGTGCAGCGTGATGGAGAGGGCGTGGTGGAATTTCTCCGTAGAGAGGACATGGAGTACGCATTACGCAGACTGGATCGGACCGAGTTCCGGTCACATCAA GGCGAGACTGCGTACATCCGCGTCTATGAGGAGAGGGGCACCCCTAACTGGAATCGGTCGCGGTCTCGTTCCCGCTCCCGCTCCAGATCTCgctccagatccagatccagaggTCGCTATTCACCTCCCTTTCATAACAGAGGATCTCCCCCTGCACGCTACCAGTCGCCTCCACGCCATACTATGTCGCGCCATAGTCCACCCCCCAGGAGGCACCCACCACAGAACCATAGCCCACCACCACGTAATTACCGGTAG
- the sgsm1b gene encoding small G protein signaling modulator 1, producing MGEAETRQKLLRNVKKEVKQIMEEAVTRKFVHADSSHIISFCAVVEACMLHGLKRRIAGLLCSNKVAALFMKAAKSCSPAEELCHKVQELEQLIESSKQNNSSLSKDCGRQSKLANIPPQALKHLWIRTALMEKLLDKIVLYLVENSGAFYEKEGMLMDLVDGPILASLLVGPCALEYTKVKTADHFWTDPSADELVQRHRIHSGHCRQDSPSRRPALIQKRQSSGSMDDRPLMWVRDYVESLHQNSRATLLFGKNNVLVQPRDDMEAIPGYLSLHQAADLMTLKWTPNQLMNGNVGELDSEKSVYWDYAMTIRLEEIVYLHCHQQVNSGGTVVLVSQDGIQRPPLHFPKGGHLLQFLTCLETGLLPHGQLDPPLWNQRGKGKVFPKLRNRSPHGSCDSVSDKEDDEATDYVFRILFPGNHMEFMALELMDQGVNMWQPAPRKSSCSSCSQNGSSDGSLPNGCNQERAPLKLLCDTMKYQIISRAFYGWLAYCRHLSTVRIHLSALVNTTIVDPDVPCNARGGLSVEVWGRFLKDSSAYEEEEIRRLVYFGGVAPSLRKEVWPFLLGHYQFTMNEKCRLEIDKQMRTMYEQTIKDWHGCEAIVLQREREKHAEAIARCSSGASVERGPVQRDSTISIDSSLSSSSDQHNTHSQSDSSSSTQVFESVEAADQIETEPRVEGGEAQQSSPPKDTTSGTADSPQLPSGSPSSPGLSNQHPGSESAVGAATSQQSEASQVLPEKPTTGSQSGSEDVMDPGAKALTSETKMEKISEGEMVKDCGNKLQETSESKEKPELEEKKSEDLKAVDTNMNLRSIPESTNVLKLEREIHNEYFQAPPLGQTLLFQSHKSKDLEPFCAPLSEKNANPEGEKKLGISEIPEPASEKKACTTEPERKDAGGTVSELSELKKDNAAEIPFEKPGSDSPVRQVLNALQSRGSLSISCHSRRSPDTADSDDSPSALEMEDIPAGTCVTSEDIKARPLAGLAAPPVPPAQREKMASEDLVLDHHLDSACNTSPEGTDLGLSEEEPEMENVLTEPESAEVGGDTKHAESSEEQTYSQETLDMYLINLHRIDKDVRRCDRAYWYFTPENLEKLRNIMCSYVWKHLDTGYVQGMCDLLAPLLVILDDEVMAFSCFTELMKRMNHNFPHGGAMDSHFANMRSLIQILDSELFELMQQNGDYTHFYFCYRWFLLDFKREMVYNDVYSVWETIWAAKYTSSDHFVLFIALALVEMYRDIILENNMDFTDIIKFFNEMAERHNVPQVLMMARDLVNKVQTLIENK from the exons ATGGGAG AGGCCGAGACGCGACAGAAATTGCTGCGCAATGTGAAGAAAGAG GTGAAACAAATTATGGAGGAGGCTGTAACAAGGAAATTTGTGCACGCAGACAGCAGCCACATCATATCCTTCTGcg ctgtagtgGAGGCCTGCATGCTTCATGGACTGAAGCGACGTATTGCAGGTCTGCTCTGCAGTAACAAGGTTGCAGCACTTTTTATGAAGGCGGCAAAAAGCTGTTCGCCCGCTGAGGAACTCTGTCACAAAGTCCAGGAGCTGGAACAGCTCATCGAAAGCAG CAAACAGAACAATTCTTCACTGAGTAAAGACTGCGGGAGGCAATCCAAGTTGGCCAACATCCCCCCGCAGGCACTGAAACACCTCTGGATCAGAACGGCACTGATGGAGAAGCTCCTGGACAAGATTGTCCTGTACTTGGTGGAGAACAGCGG TGCCTTCTATGAGAAAGAAGGCATGCTGATGGATCTTGTGGATGGACCCATTCTTGCATCTCTATTGG TCGGCCCTTGTGCTTTGGAGTACACCAAAGTTAAAACTGCAGACCACTTCTGGACGGACCCATCTGCTGATGAGCTTGTGCAGCGGCATCGCATCCACAGCGGCCACTGTCGGCAGGATTCACCCTCAAGACGGCCTGCCCTG ATCCAGAAGAGACAGTCCAGTGGTAGCATGGATGATCGCCCTCTCATGTGGGTGAGGGACTACGTTGAATCACTCCACCAAAACTCCAGAGCCACACTTCTGTTTGGGAAGAACAATGTGCTGGTGCAGccg AGAGACGACATGGAGGCCATCCCAGGCTACCTTTCTCTACATCAAGCTGCAGACCTCATGACACTGAAATGGACACCCAATCAGCTGATGAATGGCAATGTGGGGGAGCTGGATTCTGAGAAAAG TGTTTATTGGGATTATGCTATGACAATTCGCTTGGAGGAGATTGTGTATCTTCACTGTCATCAGCAAG TGAACAGTGGTGGGACAGTCGTTTTGGTGAGCCAGGATGGGATCCAGAGACCTCCTCTACATTTCCCCAAGGGAGGCCATCTCCTCCAGTTTCTGACCTGTCTGGAGACCGGCCTGCTACCTCACGGACAGCTGGACCCACCGCTCTGGAATCAGAGAGGAAAA GGAAAGGTTTTCCCCAAACTGCGAAATAGGAGTCCACACGGCTCGTGTGATTCTGTATCCGATAAGGAAGATGATGAAGCAACCGATTATGTGTTTCGGATCCTCTTTCCTGGCAATCATATGGAGTTCA TGGCCCTGGAGCTGATGGACCAGGGCGTGAACATGTGGCAACCGGCGCCCAGAAAGTCCTCGTGTTCCTCCTGCTCACAGAATGGCTCCTCTGACGGCTCGCTGCCGAACGGCTGTAATCAGGAAAG GGCTCCCTTAAAGCTCCTTTGTGACACCATGAAGTACCAGATAATCTCCCGTGCATTCTATGGAT GGCTTGCCTACTGCCGTCATCTGTCCACAGTTCGTATACACCTTTCTGCTCTGGTCAACACCACTATCGTTGACCCTGATGTACCCTGTAATGCCCGAGGAGGACTCTCGGTGGAGGTCTGGGGCCGGTTCCTCAAGGATAGCTCG GCGtatgaggaagaggaaataCGCAGGCTTGTGTATTTTGGTGGCGTGGCTCCTTCACTACGCAAAGAGGTCTGGCCCTTCCTGTTGGGACACTACCAGTTCACCATGAATGAGAAATGCAGGCTAGAG ATTGATAAGCAGATGCGGACCATGTATGAGCAGACTATAAAGGACTGGCATGGTTGTGAGGCCATAGTCCttcagagggagagggagaagcatGCTGAGGCCATCGCCAGATGTTCGTCTGGAGCCAGTGTGGAAAGAGGGCCAGTGCAGCGGGACTCCACCATCAGCATAGAT TCGTCTCTAAGTAGCAGCTCAGATCAACACAACACCCACTCACAAAGTGattccagcagcagcacacag GTATTTGAATCGGTTGAGGCAGCGGATCAGATTGAGACTGAGCCGAGGGTTGAGGGAGGAGAAGCACAGCAAAGTAGTCCACCGAAGGACACCACAAGTGGCACTGCAGACAGCCCACAACTTCCTTCAGGCAGCCCCTCCTCCCCAGGTCTGTCAAACCAACATCCGGGTTCAGAGTCAGCTGTTGGAGCTGCAACCTCTCAGCAGTCAGAAGCGTCACAAGTCTTACCTGAAAAACCTACAACTGGATCACAGTCAGGAAGTGAGGATGTAATGGACCCAGGAGCCAAAGCTCTGACTTCAGAGACGAAGATGGAGAAAATTTCAGAAGGTGAGATGGTCAAGGACTGTGGAAACAAGTTACAGGAGACCTCTGAATCGAAAGAAAAACCTGAactagaagaaaagaaatctgaaGATTTAAAAGCAGTCGACACAAATATGAATTTAAGAAGTATTCCAGAGAGCACTAATGTTCTAAAGCTAGAAAGAGAGATTCATAATGAATATTTCCAAGCACCTCCACTCGGGCAGACCTTGCTTTTTCAATCACACAAGAGCAAAGATCTGGAGCCATTTTGTGCACCTTTATCAGAAAAAAATGCTAAtccagagggagaaaaaaagttgGGGATTTCTGAAATACCCGAGCCAGCTTCTGAAAAAAAGGCCTGTACCACAGAGCCAGAGAGAAAGGATGCTGGAGGAACAGTGAGTGAGTTGTCTGAACTCAAAAAAGACAACGCTGCAGAAATTCCATTTGAGAAACCTGGTTCAGATTCCCCTGTCAGACAAGTACTAAATGCTCTGCAGTCAAGGGGCAGCCTTTCAATATCGTGCCACTCTCGGCGGTCTCCGGACACGGCAGATTCAGATGACTCTCCTTCGGCCCTGGAAATGGAGGACATTCCTGCAGGGACATGTGTGACCTCTGAGGATATTAAGGCCAGGCCTCTGGCTGGTCTTGCTGCTCCCCCTGTCCCCCCTGcgcaaagagagaaaatggcATCAGAGGACCTCGTCCTAGATCACCACCTGGACTCAGCCTGTAACACCAGTCCTGAGGGCACTGACCTGGGCCTTTCCGAAGAGGAGCCTGAGATGGAAAATGTGCTCACTGAACCAGAGTCTGCCGAGGTGGGAGGAGACACCAAACACGCTGAATCCTCAGAAGAACAAACCTATTCC CAAGAAACGTTGGACATGTACTTGATAAACTTACATCGCATTGACAAAGACGTCAGACGTTGTGACAGAGCGTATTGGTACTTCACTCCTGAGAACCTGGAGAAGCTGCGTAACATCATGTGCAG TTACGTGTGGAAGCATCTGGATACAGGTTACGTTCAGGGCATGTGCGATCTGCTGGCTCCCCTACTGGTTATTCTTGACGATG AGGTCATGGCATTTAGCTGCTTCACTGAACTAATGAAGAGGATGAACCACAACTTTCCACATGGAGGGGCAATGGACTCTCACTTTGCCAACATGCGTTCTCTTATCCag ATCCTGGACTCTGAGCTGTTTGAACTGATGCAGCAGAATGGAGACTACACTCACTTCTACTTCTGTTATCGCTGGTTTCTACTTGACTTCAAAAGAG AAATGGTGTATAATGACGTGTACTCCGTGTGGGAAACAATCTGGGCAGCCAAGTACACCTCCTCTGACCACTTTGTGCTCTTCATTGCTCTTGCACTTGTGGAGATGTACAGAGACATCATCCTAGAAAATAACATGGACTTCACAGACATCATCAAGTTCTTTAATG AAATGGCCGAGCGACACAACGTTCCGCAGGTCCTGATGATGGCTCGAGACTTggtcaacaaagtgcagacgctCATAGAAAACAAGTGA